The following are encoded in a window of Geotrypetes seraphini chromosome 5, aGeoSer1.1, whole genome shotgun sequence genomic DNA:
- the C1GALT1C1 gene encoding LOW QUALITY PROTEIN: C1GALT1-specific chaperone 1 (The sequence of the model RefSeq protein was modified relative to this genomic sequence to represent the inferred CDS: inserted 2 bases in 2 codons; deleted 4 bases in 4 codons; substituted 1 base at 1 genomic stop codon), which yields MVFEGSHFIKGMMIGIIACIVIIFFGHIKPNNNKRAHHHEHHHVQAPGMKEIWNLPEADRMKLTQSIRVYCIILVKPKEITHWGAVKETWSKHCDKTEFYSSENVKAFESVNLQTNDMWSMMRKHINMPMKNYKNDFNWFFLASPKTFAIIENLKYFLLKKDPVQPFYVGHTIRSGDLDYVELNGGIVLSIETLNRLYAVFNVPDECPEQGGMIFKLSEDKQLAMCLKYTXVVAENAEDSEGKDIFNXKSVNDLIXDAMASSPQKVVEGCCSDMAITFNEPSPNTMHVMMYGVYRLHAYGRTFHDALIFLPPNGSNND from the exons ATGGTGTTTGAAGGTAGTCATTTTATAAAAGGTATGATGATAGGAATCATTGCCTGCATTGTGATTATCTTCTTTGGACATATTAAACCAAACAATAACAAAAGAGCACATCACCATGAGCACCATCATGTTCAAGCCCCAGGAATGAAAGAGATTTGGAACCTTCCAGAGGCTGATCGCATGAAACTCACGCAGAGTATTCGTGTGTACTGTATCATCCTTGTGAAACCTAAAGAAATTACTCATTGGGGAGCAGTAAAGGAAACATGGAGCAAACACTGTGATAAGACGGAATTCTACAGCTCTGAAAACGTGAAAGCATTTGAATCA GTTAACCTCCAGACCAATGACATGTGGTCAATGATGCGGAAGCATATCAACATGCctatgaaaaattataaaaatgattttaactGG TTTTTTCTTGCATCCCCAAAAACATTTGCCATCATTGAAAACCTTAAGTATTTTTTGTTGAAAAAAGATCCAGTACAGCCATTCTATGTGGGC CATACTATTAGATCTGGAGATCTGGACTATGTTGAACTTAATGGTGGTATTGTCTTAAGTATAGAGACTTTAAATAGATTGTATGCTGTTTTC AACGTTCCAGATGAGTGCCCAGAACAAGGAGGCATGATATTTAAGCTCTCTGAAGATAAACAGTTAGCTATGTGTCTGAAATACA GAGTAGTTGCAGAAAATGCAGAAGATTCTGAAGGTAAAGACATCTTCA ACAAATCTGTCAATGATTTGATTTAGGATGCAATGGCTAGTAGCCCACAGAAAGTGGTGGAGGGATGCTGCTCAGATATGGCGATCACGTTCAATGAACCGTCGCCTAATACCATGCATGTTATGATGTATGGTGTGTACAGACTGCATGCTTATGGTCGTACTTTCCATGATGCATTGATTTTCCTACCACCTAACGGCTCAAATAATGATTAA